The following nucleotide sequence is from Podospora bellae-mahoneyi strain CBS 112042 chromosome 1 map unlocalized CBS112042p_1, whole genome shotgun sequence.
ATGTACCCATCGGTGTCGTATCTGccgtcctcaccaacctGATGTGCACATGCAAAAAGCGCATTGTCGTACCGGGATTGTGCCGGCGGCGACGGGAGTCGAAGACATTCGCATGGgctgagggggggggtgcgGGCATATCAAGCCGAGAACGGCCTGACTCGCTGAGTGAGCGAACCTGgaagctgctggctgctggcaGGCTGCCCTAGATTGTTTAGTCGGCACACCCCCCTCAGCGGCCCCCCTCACACCTCCGTTCAACCCGATCTTGGGGCTTGGAATTGGGCCATGGGCACTGCAAAATGCTCGATATTCCCCCACTCACAGGCCTTTGCACCCACGACAACCACATGGCAAGCATCAAGGGTGCTTCCATATCCAGTCTGCCTGATGAAGGGTTCGGCAGCGCAACAGGCAAGAAAATCCTCGGCCAGAAGGGGTTCTGTTCGCTCTCGGCCTCCCGGGTTTTGCAGATTCCTGCAATTCCTGCACAGCACTGCCAGCCCGACGACCTGCTCCTACCTGCCCCATAACCGTCCTGCCCTGCTTTCTACTGGGTGAGGCCATTTCTGGGGCGATCGTTAAAAGCCAGCAGGCCgctgccccctcccctcccctccccgtcccccggCTACAGCTTTCTCGTCATAGATGTAGTATATcccacccctctcccctcccgaGAACCACTTCGTCGGCTCAactgttcttgttgttggaatCTACCCCAACTCAATTCGCCCAAAATTCACCATGAGCTAGCACCCTTTCCCCACGGCTGTCATCGTCTCCTGTCAATTTGTGCCCCGCCTTATtacccccccctttttctcctcggTCAACGAACAACCCCTGCCTTGGTTTGCCTGCTTTCTCCGTGCTTCGGAAAAAATAACTCATCGTCAACATGGAAGGTATTAACCAGCGCAGCAGGTCTGTCGCGGCAGCGGAAGAGGACGGTGCGGCGGATCAGATTGGTTACGAATCGCCGCGCTCTGGCATTGCGACTCCGCAGCCAGACCTTCAAGATCGACGGCTGCCGGGCATCATGAGCTACTTCAACCAGGTTCGTGCAAGCTCTTTTCCGCGACTGTTTTCTGGTTCTTTCAGGACGAGTGGACAAGCCGCGACTACTCGGAAGGCCTCCGAACACCAGACCGACGAGGCACGGGAACCCGATACACCGCCAGAGGTCCCACTCTCGCCCGCTGggccagagccagagccagagccagagccagagccagaACCATGCACCGATGCGTCAGATGAgggtcctcctcttctggcTCACGAGATTCTGGGACCTCCATCTGAGTCGTTGCCCCAGGAAGGCAGCCGGTTGCATCCCTACCCGACCCCTCCAGTCTCGCAGCCTTCATCGTTGCGCAACTATGCTGGAGACCGGGGTAGCGTAAAGTCCCGAAGCGGGACGCCTCCTCTGTTTCGCCGTCCCAGCGTCTCTGACGCCGGCAAGGGCAAAGcaaggaggatgtcgatgcTGGCGCCCCTGACAACGACCACGGTGAACGGCTCCGTCGTGACGGCTCCTCACCTTTCCAACCCGGCTGGCCGTGCCTCTACTGTCCCTAACTCTCCAAGTCGTCCCACATCTCACGACAGAATTTCTTACGAGTCTGCCTCTGTGTTGCATCTCAAGAAGCTAACAAGTGTGTCGGGAAAAAAGAGCGGTGCCAACACCCCAACTCGTGCACTCTCATCTACCCAACATTCGCGCTCCAGCGATGGGCATGACAGTAACTCTAGGCACAACGGCGAGAGCATTGATCGGACTGCGACCAACACACCAACACCTCAGGGCGCCCGAGTACCAGCCCCAAGAGGAAAATTGGCCGTCAAGATTTCCGAAGCCAGAGGGCTAAAGCGATGTCAAAACCCTTatgtcgttgttgttttcCAGCGAAGCGAGCTCATCTCGGCCGGCCCTCGACCTTCGGAGATGGACGACGATGCCGCCATTGCCGCTGTGGCCATGGGCGGAGTGCCGATTCAGCGCACAGGGAGCGATTCTGGCAGGCCAATGGCGATTCCAATGCGAAGCAGACagagcagcaacaccagtcTTTCCGATTTCAACACTTTCCGCAACCGCACCTCTGGGTCGCGGCGGTCCTTGACCAACCCAAAGTGGGACGCGGAAGCCATCTTGTAGGTGACAACTATGTCGCGGGCTAATGCGACGATGCTGACAGCAGAACAGCGATGTTATTGACTCGGACATGCTTGTGGATATTTCGGTTTACGGGCAAGGACAAAATGGGGAGGAGTTCTTGGGTCATGTCGATTTCGAGGCCAAGTCGTCTGAGAGGGAGGGACCGGTCCGTGGTTGGTTCCCACTGAAAGGACATGCCGACACAATGGCCGAAAATGCGCCGACGGGCGAGATTTACGTCGAGGCGTTTTACCAGCGAGCGGAGCCGAAGCATTATGGACCCGAAGACTTTCAGATTTTGCGACTTATTGGCAAGGGCACGTTCGGTCAGGTATATCAGGTTCGCAAGAAGGACACTAAGCGCATTTACGCCATGAAGGTCTTGTCGAAGAAGGTGATTGTgcagaagaaggaggtggcACATACTGTTGGCGAGCGCAACATTCTGGTACGGACAGCGATGGCCGATTCCCCATTTATTGTGGGCCTCAAGTTCTCCTTCCAGACTCCTTCTGATCTCTACCTGGTCACGGATTACATGTCGGGTGGAGAGCTCTTTTGGCATTTGCAAAAGGATGGCAAGTTTGAGGAGAAGCGCGCCAAGTTCTACATTGCGGAGCTGATTCTCGCGATTCAACATCTCCATAAGAACGACATTGTTTATCGCGATTTGAAGCCCGAGAACATTTTGCTGGATGCGAACGGCCACATTGCGCTCTGCGATTTCGGTCTTTCCAaggccaacctcaccaagaacgacaccaccaacacatTCTGCGGCACAACGGAATATCTCGCCCCAGAAGTGCTCTTGGACGAGACGGGTTACACCAAGATGGTTGACTTCTGGTCTTTGGGCGTCCTGGTTTTCGAAATGTGTTGTGGGTGGAGCCCATTCTACGCCGAGGAGACGCAACAAATGTACAAGAACATTGCTTTTGGCAAGGTTCGATTCCCTCGGGATACTTTGTCGTTGGAAGGCCGGAATTTTGTCAAGGGGCTGCTGAACCGCAACCCGAAGCATCGTCTCGGTGCGACTGACGATGCCGAAGAGCTGAAGAGACACGCGTTCTTTGCCGACATTGACTGGGATGCTCTTTCTAAGAAGTTGATCACCCCTCCATTTAAGCCGCAACTCAAGAACGACACCGATGTCTCCTACTTCGATCCCGAGTTCACCAACgctctcaacaccaacgggTCACTCAACGAGCGGGCGGCCGCCCTGGCCAAGGGATACGCGACATCGACTCCCCTCTCACCATCAGTACAGGCCAATTTCCAGGGATTCACGTTTGTGGATGAGAGCGCGCTCGACGACCACATGGGGAACAGGTACAGCAAgtacgaggacgaggacatgGATGATGATCACCACcggaggagggatgatgaCTGGGACGACATGCGCGATGTCGATCCCCGGAATTCAAATCGCATGAGTGGAATCGTCAGGACCAACACTCACGATGAGCAGATGTTTGGTGCATCAAACTTCGACATGTAGTCTTTTGCATggctctctgtctctctttCTACCTATGACAATCCTCCGTTTCTTCTCTCTCGATTAATCTTGTTACTTttcagcttttttttttaacctTCTTTGACTACATTTGTGGGCTGGGGGGAGAGAAAATGGCACATAACTCACtcgagcaaaaagaaaagaaaaaccttTTTTTACAGACACTTGTTTGATGACCCCAACGAGGCTCTTATTACGCACTACTTACTTATAACCATAGCATTGTGCATTTCAAGGTCGGTTTCTAATGAGGGTGGGTGCATGGGCTCGGTCGGTGGTGTGtgttttggttggttggttggttggttgggtgaggtgttgaggtgtttgatgtttttttctttttcttgttcttttttgatgatgaaatGGGGAGCATCAGCACACTATAAGAACAATAATAAGAACAAACTGGCAAGGTGttcttgtgtgtgtgagtgtgtgcgagtgtgtgtgtgtgtgcgtgtgtgtgtgtgtgtgtatgtgtggaagttggttgggggaggggagtagGTAAATTAATAATCTAATGGGCAGCAACAAGTTGTTCAACGTTTCTGAAGAGTGCTTTGCTCAATGAAAATACTCTATGGTGATATTTTGTGAATGTGTATTTTgtggggtgttgttgttgttgttgttgttgttgttgttgctgctgctgtagTTGAGAAACAAAATCGGTGATGGCAAGGTGTGTTATGGTCACAGAAAGAAAGGTTGAAAAATAATCATGGTTTTAATGAGGAGGAAAGTTGAGGACAAGCCTGGAATACTGATTCTCGTATATGGATTGGTCTGTTTATATGCTGTGGTGAAAAGAAGTAACCACGTAGAGCTGAATGGCGACGTCTTCGCTTCATAACGTGGATGATATTCAAGAGTTTTTATCACCCATGGCGATCAATCCGTTCCCCCTCTCAGCCATGGCCTTGATGGGAGTTTTAACGTCACATAGGTAGGTCGGTGATTACCCCAGACAGCCTCATGTGCTGCCCAGAGAAATTGTTTTCTCTTGGAGTTGGTATCCGCCTTAAAAGGGGGTAgccgccccccctccacctccgggTCCGGGCGAGATCAAAGAAGCTGAGCTAGGAGCTGTGACATTGTCCCTTCAGCTCTGGCAGAGCTTGTAGTAGGTGGTTGGTTCACCCTCGCAGTCAAGAATCACCGTTTTAAACCAGCAGGGAGATTGTTCAATACCGCTGCAAGCGAGCCATCAtaaaaaaaacccaaaaaaggagaaaaaaatcAATGTACACATTGACTACGGCCCATCTGTCCGAAAtcaatcatcctcccccacccaccatcaacgcAAACACACACCTTCATTTTTTTGCCATCTTGGAAGTCCAGCGTGACCTAACCGCCAAGTTCCAACAATGTATAATTCCCCATCTACCTCCTTCCATTCGTCCGAAagtcctccccctccggtCCAAGGTGAAAGCGTATGTTTATTCAGCGCTGTCGAGGATAAAAGGGAATCTAGTGGTGagcaccatcatcctcctcctcctcaacaagcCAGTCCTCCACAACAGCCGTGGTCTGAGCACCGCTGGCATCAACCTCGGagccctcgacctcgacagcCATGTTCTCGTACTCCTTGAGGCTGGAGGCGAGGTCGGCCTCCTCGGGCGACTTGGGCGtcttggggaggttgaaggtggCGACCTGGCCGACGGCGTCCGAGTCCTTGACGGGGGTGGGCTTGTAggccttgagctccttgaggTAGAGCTCCTGGACGAAGTCGGCTGTAAAACAGAGATAATCTGTCAGTATTATTATTCCTCAACGTGAAAATGGTTGACCAGTATTATGATATCGGGGTTCGGTCGTCGTCAGGGGGGTATCGTTGGTTGAAgtgtgtggttggtggtggtgttgtatCATGTCGAGCTTCCCTCCCTGTCCTCCACTATAGCTCCCCTCAAGCTTCCATCCACGTCATTCCCCCATTCTCCCCAATATCTCTCCTCTTTTCATATCcttttcccaacccccctttttttgtttccccCCCTATCCACCCCATCTCCTTCCAGTTCGACATCTCGGTGTCGGTATTCATCGTGGTTCCGTATCGCCCCTcgatccccctccctcctccccttagTCAACAGAAATCCACATACCTCTCCTCGCAACAGTAGGAGCAATAAAAGTCCTAGCCtgcacagcaacagcagtccGGCCAGCAGCAAGTCTGGACACAGCCGAGACGGCCTTGGTCTGACAAAACGAGTCAATTTCCAAGttcacaccaacaccaacaccaacaaccttgcATTTAAATCAATTGAAACAATTGAAAGATGGATGGGTAGCACATACCGAAGCCCGGGAGAACATTTTGGAAAGGGTTGTGGTAGTTGTTGTGTTTTCGggggaggaaaaagaagaaaacaacaagGCCTAAACGCTCGAGGTGTCGTCGGAGGAGTCGCGGGGATGTGGAAAGGGTGTTGGTCGgctgctgcggtggtggaggttccTTGGCTGAGAGGTTTTCAAGAAAAAGCCCCCGGCTCAACGTCGTGCAGAGGGAGGTGCTCCCCCACCCAAAAGTTGCCGGGAATCATCGGTAGCCGCGTCACGTGATGGCCCCAGCTATCACCACTTGTCATTTACTCACTTCATCCGAACTCATTCATTCAAGAAATTCAGGAACGCCGTCGACGAGACTCGAGCCTTTATCATTCATCATCGATGCCTCGAAATGAATTAATCACTGCATCATAGCTCAGCCTCAACTCTCACACTGACTAGCACAAAGACAACAATCTAAGTCAAAACTCGGTACCAATTCAACAACTCACGCCCAACTCGAGCCAAAATAAATAGATAAAAACCCCGCGCATATGCCAACCCCGGATGTATCTGTGAGCACCCGATGTCATAAATCTAATCCCAATACCCCCCATCTCAAACCCACCCTCTAAGCATACCTCCCACCATGCCGCCTCGACTCTTGGTACGGCCTCCTCATGTTGCCAGGGACTCGATCTTCCTTATAGCTCCTCCCCTGTGCCTTCTGAGCCCCAATAACCGTAAACACCTTGGCAAGAACATAACATAGGAATATAACGCCGGCAACCACGCCGTAGGCGATCACGAGCTCTTGCCGCTCTCCGACAAGCCGGAGGCCCAACCCACCGTTGATGATGCCCAGCAGCATCAGGATCCGGCCGAGCCAGATGTGTACGTAACTGACGGCACCGCGGCTCTGCGTCTGAACATACTGACGATGATGAATGTAGCCGAGCGCAGGCTGTATCCCAAAAAAGGCAACAACCACGGTACCGAGAATCGTGTGCGTTTGTGTGAAGAGCTGCAATGGCTGTCAGTCAAATTCTGGCAGGGGTctcatgaagaagaaaaaaacactCACCATATTCCGGTCTTTGGCGCTCTGAACACCGAGACCGAAAGCCGCCCACATCAGAGCAAAAGTGATCACCTGCCACGCTCCATGGACATACCATCTCCCAAGAAGCGGCATAAGAAGGGAGCCCAAAGGATAAAGCACCGCCATAACCAAAGCCCCGATAACACCGTGAGCTGCGAGAATCGCGGCGGCATTGGGGTTTCCTCTAGCCAGCGTTATCCCATTGCCTCCTGCGGGTGAACCGGAACCGGAACCGgaaccaccgccaccaccagtgTCGCGGGAGGTAAGGAAAGGATTACTATCGGAGCTGATGGTTGCCGTAGTCAAATCGATATTGAACCCGGTATGGTCGCTACCTCCGTGCTGAGAGATGGTGGCGCCCTTATTTGTCGTCGCCAACGAAGATCCCGATCTCCAGGCTGCGATCCAAGGCACGCTGGTCCCCTGAAGAGACATGTCACCCCCATTCCAGGACTCGCAGTTCGCACACGCAACATTCGCCGTCATGAttccaccagcaacaccgcTTCCAGCGAGCAACGTCTGCAGGTATGTCAGCAAGGGTCAAACTCCTACAAAACGATCTGGGAGAAGCAAAATCATACCAGTTGCGCTGCTGTGCTGCTCTGGTCCCACTGGGGCTGGCTGTGGGCAGTTCCCAGGCGTGGCGAAATCGTcacgttgccgttgccgtccTGGTACATGACAAAGATGCTGGCGCCAGCCATCTGCGAGCCGGTGCCCAGAGCCACCCATGAGTACGACGTTGGTGCCTTCAACTGGAAGTAGATGTTGCCCGAATttgagcttgccgaggaggtgggaaCGGCGATGCTGTAGCAGATGTTTTCGGTGGCACAAATGCTCTGAGGGTCGGCTTGTACCAGGCTGGCACCTATGATGGTTGTCAGTATCATGCAATGTGGGCTTGGTGCTGTGAAAGAGACATACCCAGCAACGCCGAGGCCACCAACGACTTGCCCCCAACTCTCTTCATTGTGTCAAATAATGCGTACCGGGAGGGAAAATACACtaccaagaagaacaagcaaCAACGTCAAAAGAAACCAACACACAAGGGACCAATaattccaaaaaaaaaaaaaaaaaaaaacgggCGAACCAAAATAAGTTGCCCGAGGAAAAGTACACAAaggtgttggttggttgtaTACGGTATCAAACCAAGAAAGAGACTGAAAAAAACGTTCTCAAGACCAGTTCCTATCCGCTAGATATATGAAGAACGGTTTTGGTGTTTTAGTTTAGGTCGGGGACAATCCACACTCGCACCAGTGACGGTTTCTGCAACGACGGGCTGGCAGCTTAACGAACTGGTGTAACGCGCGGGCtggcgggcggcggcggcaaacTCTTTGGTGCTTCTTTCTTGACTTATTTTTGTAGAAGGAGGCGTGGttgcttgggggggggagataCACACATAACAAAGCGCTTGCTGGGTTGTGTTTTGAAGAAGGGGCCGTTTAAACTTAGTAACCGACTCTCTCACAAACAAACCCCGAAAATGTGTTGCTGATGCAGGAACGAGAACGGGAAGGGGATGACGATAGGGCTGGAATAAGGTCAGGAAAATATTCCGGCcggaaagaagaagaagaagaagaaaaagaagaatgACAGGCCGCCTGAAGTTATAGGGGAGGTTTCAGCTCTGTGATGGGCAGGGACGGTTTTCATAGTATTCCTATTTTGTAACTCCTTGATGcaaacccctccttcctcccacgAACCCGGGGCGATGCATGCGGTTgctgatgggatggatggatggatgggatgaaagCCCCCTCTCTCCGtccatcctccacctcggcgcTTGCCATGTTCGTCCTCTTGGTTGTCAGTCAGATCAGACCTCCTCAATATGCAAAGCGGCGCGGCAGTACCTATCCAGTCCGGTCTTTTCTCAGCCGCTCCCATTTGCCTAACCAATCCACGCCAGTCCATTTCTCAGACACCAAGTGCGATCCTTGTGTGATAGGAGACATACGTATGtctcaaaaaaaaagaaacgggCTGACGGACATGCAACGCTCGGCCAACCGTCCACGTTTGCCCATCCCTTTCCCCCCggacaccaacaccgacatCCGTCATACTCGGACCCGAAGAGCAACAACACCTAccttcttgttttcttcctccctcaCGGCACACGGCACGCACCATCACCGTGAAACGAACAGCGAGAGGGAAGGGTAATGACGTCCCTCGCCCAGAAAAAGGGCAACGAACGGCTAACCCCCAgatgcggtggtggtgagatcCTCCCCCGGCCCGTTCCAGGAACGACTTACAATAATACCTaacaccaaccaaccaaccaaactcAGTCTAGGGCCTGCCCTGCTGGGCTAGGCGAATAATAAACTGCCGAGCTTTTGGGCTGCGCTTGGTTCTTCAACTACACTTCAGACGAGCGTTAGTGTGCCAAATGCACTGCGGTGTAACAGCACTTTGTCGATCAAGATTGTGTCTATGGTATGTATTTATTCAGGGCCAACATTGCGAACGTTGGGATGAGGGAAGACGGGATGACGACAGGCTGGTTGTTGAACGGTGCACGACAGTCAGAGGGGCAGTGATCCCCGGTCACGGCCAGCCTAGTTAGGTCTGACATGGTGAGGACCAAGTAGATAGTCGCATTTGTCCCAGTCTGGGCCTTTCTCGAAAGGTAAAGGACAAGACTGTAGATCCTACTAGTTCCCGCTGCTTGCGGCTGGGTGGCTGGcttgcccctcccccaccatctcgtTTCCATTCCTTCACCAACCTGTTCGTCTCAGATTACGCAAAgtaacccccctccccagggGTTCGGGATCCCTTGGCCAGCAAATAGTTCGGTATAAAAGGGGGCAGATATACGCTCTCTCTGCCGTTCcgtcccatcccatcccatccgcACTTGTACAAGCCTCTTCTTACACCCTTTGCCAAGTGTGAGAATTACGCGTCATCAAACTTGCTCATGTACAGCAGCCACATCACATAACGCTTTCCAATCCAGTCCAGGAAGAGTGATGGTCGATCCCTTGTTAGAAGTTGTGATTAGAATATCATGAGTAAACAAAAGTGAGGCCGCCGATGACGCCTGACATCGAGATACGGCAGTTCGGTCACCAAAACAAGCATAGCAAGACAGTTTTGGACAGGACAAACccaaacagaaaaagaaaaaagaaaaaagaaaaaagaaaaaagagcaAACTTCTCATTGACAAACCCCACCTCACTCTTCtctctatctctctctctctctctctctctctctctctctctctataATAGAAATACCGTAATCTCTAGTCGGTCTAGCTTGCTCTCTGCTTGGTTGGCCATGCTCTAACTTCTTTCTCTGTAAAAGATAGAAGAATGATGTGTCCCCAATTGCCCCTCGCTCGCTTGCTtctgttttttctttctttttttttttctttttttttttcacaaCCAAAAACGCCTCGCCCAACTGCCcgaaataaaaataaaatcaATAAAAAAGAGTTCTTCCGTGTCTTGTCCCGCCAAAGGTCTCTTCATTTTGTTTCACCCAATTCAAAAACGTCTCTCTCCCTactctcccccttcccatacACACACCTCATCCTTCT
It contains:
- the SCH9 gene encoding Serine/threonine-protein kinase (EggNog:ENOG503NUBB; COG:T) is translated as MEGINQRSRSVAAAEEDGAADQIGYESPRSGIATPQPDLQDRRLPGIMSYFNQSGANTPTRALSSTQHSRSSDGHDSNSRHNGESIDRTATNTPTPQGARVPAPRGKLAVKISEARGLKRCQNPYVVVVFQRSELISAGPRPSEMDDDAAIAAVAMGGVPIQRTGSDSGRPMAIPMRSRQSSNTSLSDFNTFRNRTSGSRRSLTNPKWDAEAIFDVIDSDMLVDISVYGQGQNGEEFLGHVDFEAKSSEREGPVRGWFPLKGHADTMAENAPTGEIYVEAFYQRAEPKHYGPEDFQILRLIGKGTFGQVYQVRKKDTKRIYAMKVLSKKVIVQKKEVAHTVGERNILVRTAMADSPFIVGLKFSFQTPSDLYLVTDYMSGGELFWHLQKDGKFEEKRAKFYIAELILAIQHLHKNDIVYRDLKPENILLDANGHIALCDFGLSKANLTKNDTTNTFCGTTEYLAPEVLLDETGYTKMVDFWSLGVLVFEMCCGWSPFYAEETQQMYKNIAFGKVRFPRDTLSLEGRNFVKGLLNRNPKHRLGATDDAEELKRHAFFADIDWDALSKKLITPPFKPQLKNDTDVSYFDPEFTNALNTNGSLNERAAALAKGYATSTPLSPSVQANFQGFTFVDESALDDHMGNRYSKYEDEDMDDDHHRRRDDDWDDMRDVDPRNSNRMSGIVRTNTHDEQMFGASNFDM
- the ATP14 gene encoding ATP synthase F0 subcomplex subunit H atp14 (EggNog:ENOG503P5GR; COG:S), with amino-acid sequence MFSRASTKAVSAVSRLAAGRTAVAVQARTFIAPTVARRADFVQELYLKELKAYKPTPVKDSDAVGQVATFNLPKTPKSPEEADLASSLKEYENMAVEVEGSEVDASGAQTTAVVEDWLVEEEEDDGAHH
- a CDS encoding uncharacterized protein (COG:U; EggNog:ENOG503NU7I), coding for MKRVGGKSLVASALLGASLVQADPQSICATENICYSIAVPTSSASSNSGNIYFQLKAPTSYSWVALGTGSQMAGASIFVMYQDGNGNVTISPRLGTAHSQPQWDQSSTAAQLTLLAGSGVAGGIMTANVACANCESWNGGDMSLQGTSVPWIAAWRSGSSLATTNKGATISQHGGSDHTGFNIDLTTATISSDSNPFLTSRDTGGGGGSGSGSGSPAGGNGITLARGNPNAAAILAAHGVIGALVMAVLYPLGSLLMPLLGRWYVHGAWQVITFALMWAAFGLGVQSAKDRNMLFTQTHTILGTVVVAFFGIQPALGYIHHRQYVQTQSRGAVSYVHIWLGRILMLLGIINGGLGLRLVGERQELVIAYGVVAGVIFLCYVLAKVFTVIGAQKAQGRSYKEDRVPGNMRRPYQESRRHGGRYA